A region of Nocardioides alkalitolerans DNA encodes the following proteins:
- the mutM gene encoding bifunctional DNA-formamidopyrimidine glycosylase/DNA-(apurinic or apyrimidinic site) lyase, producing the protein MPELPEVEVVRAGLERHVVGARITAVDVLHPRPVRRDPGGPAGFAAALLDRRITGARRRGKYLWLPLDNGDALTAHLGMSGQMLVQPADAADERHLRVRFRLEGAAEGRELRFVDQRMFGGVAVSVGGAELPPEMAHIARDPLDPAFDDAAFVRAVRRRVSAVKRILLDQTVVSGVGNIYADEALWRARIHGERPGERLRAVQVQELLDHARAVMGDALAQGGTSFDALYVNVNGESGYFDRSLSAYGQEGRACPRCGTPIRRVAFMNRSSYFCPTCQPVPRRVTPRGTPRGTRQIDRRAAG; encoded by the coding sequence GTGCCGGAGCTCCCTGAGGTCGAGGTCGTCCGGGCCGGGCTCGAGCGCCACGTGGTGGGCGCGCGCATCACGGCCGTCGACGTGCTCCACCCCCGTCCGGTACGCCGTGACCCCGGCGGTCCCGCCGGTTTCGCCGCCGCTCTCCTCGACCGCCGGATCACCGGTGCGCGTCGCCGCGGCAAGTACCTGTGGCTGCCGCTCGACAACGGCGACGCCCTCACGGCCCACCTCGGGATGAGCGGCCAGATGCTCGTGCAGCCGGCCGACGCGGCCGACGAGCGCCACCTCCGCGTGCGCTTCCGCCTGGAGGGCGCCGCCGAGGGCCGCGAGCTGCGGTTCGTCGACCAGCGCATGTTCGGCGGCGTGGCCGTCAGCGTCGGGGGCGCCGAGCTGCCCCCGGAGATGGCCCACATCGCCCGCGACCCGCTGGACCCCGCGTTCGACGACGCGGCGTTCGTGCGCGCCGTACGGCGTCGGGTGTCGGCCGTGAAGCGCATCCTGCTCGACCAGACGGTCGTGTCGGGGGTCGGCAACATCTACGCCGACGAGGCGCTCTGGCGGGCGCGGATCCACGGCGAGCGTCCGGGGGAGCGGTTGCGGGCCGTCCAGGTGCAGGAGCTCCTCGACCACGCTCGCGCGGTCATGGGCGACGCGCTGGCGCAGGGCGGCACGTCGTTCGACGCGCTCTACGTGAACGTCAACGGGGAGTCGGGCTACTTCGACCGCTCGCTGTCGGCCTACGGCCAGGAGGGGCGGGCGTGCCCGCGCTGCGGCACTCCGATCCGGCGGGTCGCGTTCATGAACCGCTCGTCCTACTTCTGCCCGACCTGCCAGCCGGTCCCGCGCCGGGTCACCCCGCGGGGCACACCTCGCGGCACGCGCCAGATTGACCGTCGCGCGGCCGGGTGA
- a CDS encoding MFS transporter, which yields MHRLWNLLAPARLGPGFRRLVLTFWTANLADGVMIAAGPLLLASLTSDAFLIALGAAAPRAAWVVLGLYAGVVADRVDRRLLMLVTNVARLVVVTVLVAALATDLVGVTWVLVSLLLLGVAECFSDTAGATLMPMLVAKRDLGIANARVMVGAMTINQLAGPPIGAALFVVGAVWPVAAQAVLLALVVLQLARLELPRLEREPGRRSVARDVAEGVRWLAGNAPVRTLALAILCFNVTFGATWAVLVVYAADRLGLGELGFGLLTACAAVGGVVGALTYGALERRFALGSMMRVGLLVETATHGVLALTTWPVVAMAMLVAFGVQASVWGTTSTTVRQRAVPAAMQGRVTSVYLLGMQAGLVVGALVGGALAQVGGVRATLWFGCAGSALILALIWRQLPHIAHAGE from the coding sequence GTGCACCGCCTCTGGAACCTGCTGGCCCCGGCCCGCCTCGGCCCAGGTTTCCGCCGTCTCGTCCTCACCTTCTGGACCGCCAACCTCGCCGACGGCGTGATGATCGCGGCCGGTCCGCTGCTCCTCGCCTCGCTGACGAGCGACGCCTTCCTCATCGCCCTCGGGGCGGCCGCCCCGCGGGCCGCCTGGGTGGTCCTCGGCCTGTACGCCGGCGTCGTCGCCGACCGCGTGGACCGGCGGCTCCTCATGCTCGTCACCAACGTGGCCCGGCTCGTCGTGGTGACGGTGCTGGTCGCGGCGCTCGCGACCGACCTGGTGGGCGTGACGTGGGTGCTCGTCAGCCTCCTGCTGCTCGGCGTCGCCGAGTGCTTCAGCGACACGGCGGGCGCGACCCTCATGCCGATGCTCGTCGCCAAGCGCGACCTCGGCATCGCCAACGCGCGGGTGATGGTCGGCGCGATGACCATCAACCAGCTCGCGGGGCCGCCGATCGGTGCGGCGCTCTTCGTGGTCGGCGCCGTCTGGCCGGTCGCGGCGCAGGCGGTGCTGCTGGCCCTGGTCGTGCTGCAGCTGGCCCGCCTCGAGCTGCCGCGGCTCGAGCGCGAGCCCGGTCGGCGCTCGGTCGCCCGCGACGTCGCCGAGGGCGTGCGGTGGCTCGCGGGCAACGCCCCGGTCCGCACGCTGGCGCTCGCCATCCTCTGCTTCAACGTCACCTTCGGGGCCACCTGGGCGGTGCTCGTGGTGTACGCCGCCGACCGGCTCGGTCTCGGCGAGCTCGGCTTCGGCCTGCTCACCGCCTGCGCGGCGGTGGGCGGCGTGGTCGGGGCGCTGACGTACGGCGCGCTCGAGCGCCGCTTCGCGCTCGGGTCGATGATGCGGGTGGGGCTGCTGGTGGAGACCGCGACCCACGGGGTGCTGGCGCTGACGACGTGGCCGGTGGTCGCGATGGCGATGCTCGTGGCGTTCGGCGTGCAGGCGTCCGTGTGGGGCACGACGTCGACCACGGTGCGCCAGCGCGCGGTGCCCGCCGCGATGCAGGGACGGGTCACGAGCGTCTACCTGCTCGGCATGCAGGCGGGCCTCGTCGTGGGCGCCCTGGTCGGTGGAGCGCTGGCCCAGGTCGGCGGGGTCCGGGCGACGCTGTGGTTCGGGTGCGCGGGGTCGGCGCTCATCCTGGCCCTCATCTGGCGGCAGCTCCCGCACATCGCGCACGCGGGGGAGTGA
- a CDS encoding ATP-dependent DNA helicase RecG, which translates to MITLDSPIEAVLGGAAKKVTKVREQLGLRTVGDLLRHFPRTYLPVGELTTLDPDLKVGQQVSVVGRVSESRLRSYVDRRTRRTAYRLEVVVATDGPSLRLTYFAPHKGMATHHERRHQVGTVGVFLGKVDSFGGRWQLTNPTMVPLELPDTAPATDRDEAGRAAVAGLRNLFPIYRATAGVESWDLQAAIGFALSVLEEPDDPLPPSLREAHRLVGLREAFERVHQADSWGDVTRGMQRFRFDEALVTQLVLARRRAALREVAAAPRTGVHADGRKGGLLAAFDATLPFELTAGQREVGAQLEADLAADHPMNRLLQGEVGSGKTLVALRAMLRVVDSGGQAVLLAPTEVLAQQHERSLTRLLGPLAQPGMLGGADEATGVALLTGSMSTAQRRAALLRIASGEAGIVVGTHALLEDNVVFADLGLVVVDEQHRFGVEQRAALTAKAATPPHVLVMTATPIPRTVAMTVFGDLETSVLSELPAGRAPIQTTVVPLADAPRWIDRVWARVREEVEKGHQAYVVCPRISEGTSEQGESDAVDLDEDGEVLPIATGGSGGGDGGGGTPAPAAVETTLEQLTAAGGPLHGLRVAALHGKLHPDEKDAVMRGFAAGEIDVLVSTTVIEVGVDVANATTMVLLDADRFGVSQLHQLRGRVGRGGLPGLCLLVTRAQSGTPARERLDAVASTTDGFELSRVDLEQRREGDVLGASQSGYRSSLQTLRVLRDEKTIVVARGAAENLLATDPDLDGLPRVRAAVAELEASSTASYLEKS; encoded by the coding sequence ATGATCACGCTCGACTCCCCGATCGAGGCCGTCCTCGGCGGGGCGGCCAAGAAGGTCACGAAGGTGCGGGAGCAGCTGGGGCTGCGCACGGTCGGCGACCTGCTGCGGCACTTCCCGCGCACCTACCTCCCGGTGGGCGAGCTGACGACGCTGGACCCCGACCTCAAGGTGGGCCAGCAGGTCAGCGTCGTGGGTCGGGTCAGCGAGTCGCGGCTGCGGTCCTACGTCGACCGCCGCACCCGCCGCACGGCGTACCGGCTCGAGGTCGTCGTCGCGACCGACGGCCCGTCGCTGCGGCTGACCTACTTCGCCCCGCACAAGGGGATGGCGACCCACCACGAGCGGCGCCACCAGGTGGGCACGGTCGGGGTCTTCCTCGGCAAGGTCGACAGCTTCGGGGGGCGCTGGCAGCTGACGAACCCGACGATGGTGCCGCTCGAGCTGCCCGACACCGCGCCGGCGACCGACCGGGACGAGGCGGGCCGCGCGGCCGTGGCGGGCCTGCGCAACCTCTTCCCCATCTACCGCGCGACGGCGGGCGTCGAGTCGTGGGACCTGCAGGCCGCGATCGGCTTCGCGCTGAGCGTGCTGGAGGAGCCGGACGACCCGCTGCCCCCCTCCCTGCGCGAGGCGCACCGGCTGGTCGGCCTGCGGGAGGCCTTCGAGCGGGTGCACCAGGCCGACTCGTGGGGAGACGTCACGCGGGGGATGCAGCGCTTCCGCTTCGACGAGGCGCTGGTGACCCAGCTCGTGCTGGCCCGGCGGCGGGCCGCGCTGCGGGAGGTGGCGGCGGCGCCGCGCACGGGCGTGCACGCGGACGGCCGGAAGGGTGGTCTCCTCGCCGCCTTCGACGCGACGCTGCCCTTCGAGCTGACCGCGGGCCAGCGCGAGGTGGGGGCGCAGCTCGAGGCCGACCTGGCCGCCGACCACCCGATGAACCGGCTGCTCCAGGGCGAGGTCGGATCGGGCAAGACGCTCGTCGCGCTCCGCGCCATGCTGCGCGTCGTCGACTCCGGCGGGCAGGCCGTGCTGCTGGCCCCCACCGAGGTGCTCGCCCAGCAGCACGAGCGCTCCCTGACCCGGTTGCTCGGCCCGCTCGCCCAGCCGGGGATGCTGGGCGGCGCCGACGAGGCGACGGGCGTCGCGCTGCTGACGGGCTCGATGTCGACGGCGCAGCGGCGGGCGGCCCTGCTGCGGATCGCGTCGGGCGAGGCGGGGATCGTCGTCGGCACCCACGCCCTCCTCGAGGACAACGTCGTCTTCGCCGACCTCGGCCTCGTCGTCGTGGACGAGCAGCACCGCTTCGGCGTCGAGCAGCGCGCCGCGCTCACCGCCAAGGCCGCGACCCCGCCCCACGTGCTCGTCATGACGGCGACCCCGATCCCGCGCACGGTCGCGATGACGGTGTTCGGCGACCTCGAGACCTCCGTGCTCAGCGAGCTGCCGGCCGGCCGCGCCCCGATCCAGACCACGGTCGTGCCGCTCGCGGACGCCCCCCGGTGGATCGACCGGGTGTGGGCGCGCGTGCGCGAGGAGGTGGAGAAGGGCCACCAGGCGTACGTCGTGTGCCCGCGCATCAGCGAGGGCACGAGCGAGCAGGGCGAGAGCGACGCCGTCGACCTCGACGAGGACGGCGAGGTGCTGCCGATCGCGACCGGCGGGTCCGGGGGCGGCGACGGGGGAGGAGGCACCCCCGCCCCCGCCGCCGTCGAGACCACGCTCGAGCAGCTGACCGCCGCGGGCGGGCCGCTGCACGGGCTGCGGGTCGCGGCGCTCCACGGCAAGCTGCACCCCGACGAGAAGGACGCCGTGATGCGCGGGTTCGCCGCCGGCGAGATCGACGTGCTCGTCTCCACCACCGTCATCGAGGTGGGCGTCGATGTCGCCAACGCCACGACGATGGTGCTGCTCGACGCCGACCGCTTCGGGGTCTCCCAGCTCCACCAGCTCCGCGGTCGCGTAGGCCGTGGCGGCCTCCCGGGGCTCTGCCTCCTGGTGACGCGGGCCCAGTCCGGCACCCCGGCGCGGGAGCGGCTCGACGCCGTCGCCTCGACCACGGACGGCTTCGAGCTCTCCCGCGTCGACCTCGAGCAGCGCCGGGAGGGCGACGTGCTGGGCGCCTCGCAGTCGGGCTACCGCTCGAGCCTGCAGACGCTGCGGGTGCTCCGCGACGAGAAGACCATCGTGGTGGCCCGGGGCGCCGCGGAGAACCTGCTCGCCACCGATCCCGACCTCGACGGGCTGCCGCGCGTGCGGGCCGCGGTCGCCGAGCTCGAGGCGTCCTCGACGGCGTCCTACCTGGAGAAGTCGTGA
- the smc gene encoding chromosome segregation protein SMC, producing the protein MYLKSLTLKGFKSFASATTLQLEPGITCIVGPNGSGKSNVVDALAWVMGEQGAKSLRGGKMEDVIFAGTSGRPPLGRAEVALTIDNADGALPIEYAEVTISRTMFRNGGSEYAINGTACRLLDVQELLSDSGIGREMHVIVGQGQLDSILRATPEDRRGFIEEAAGVLKHRKRKEKALRKLDATEGNLHRLSDLITEIRRQLKPLGRQAEVARRAQTVQADVRDARARLLADDIVTARAALAQELADESLLLQRREAVAAELAAARESEAAVEAALREDLPALAAAQETWFSLSGLRDRLQGTRSLAAERVRTARHDEPAGPSGRDPEQLEAEAERVRANEERIGAEVEEKAAALARAVERRADAEEAAAAEERRISALQRAAADRREGLARLHGQVNAVRSRARAAEDEVGRLTRARADALARAERAQRDFTALETRVAGLDAGEEGLDAEHEAAADALDALEEEIAGARSALQEAERRRSALAARKEALELGLTRKDAAGALLAAGDRLDVVLGSTAELLAVRHGFETAVAAALGAAADAVAVEGVDGAVAAMELLKADDAGRAQLVVAQDEGTVRAGAADRATWPALPDHATYALDVVEVPARLRAGVARLLERVAVVADLGTARTLLAASPELVVVTQDGDVLAADRASGGSQAQPSLLEVQAAVDEATEQLAAATAEVERLTFTVRTAETQRQDAAERVEAALARLHESDAALAAVAEELAQHGSSARAAAGEADRLGAAIAAAEQARAEGIAGLADLEERLARAESAPEEEPDTTEREELAAAARDARQAEMEARLALRTAEERGRAIQGRADGLLRQARQEREARARAAERRERLRRQAAAAEAVVAGADVALSWLELSVAEAAVQRGRVEESRRAREEQLLAVRATLRDLGRQHDELVDSVHRDEMARAQQRMRIEQLEARAVEELGTDPEVLVAEYGPDVPVPLEEGHAPYDREEQAKRLRTAERALAQLGKVNPLALEEFAALEERHQFLTEQLEDLRRTRKDLLDIVREVDARVEQVFTEAWLDVQAAFDHVFARLFPGGEGRLLLTDPGDMLTTGVEVEARPPGKKVKRLSLLSGGERSLVAVAFLVALFKARPSPFYILDEVEAALDDTNLGRLLEIYEELRESSQLLVITHQKRTMEVGDALYGVTMRGDGVSTVISQRLREGSREEEPA; encoded by the coding sequence GTGTACCTGAAGAGCCTGACCCTCAAGGGGTTCAAGTCCTTCGCGTCCGCGACGACCCTGCAGCTCGAGCCGGGGATCACCTGCATCGTGGGCCCGAACGGCTCCGGCAAGTCGAACGTGGTGGACGCCCTCGCCTGGGTGATGGGCGAGCAGGGCGCCAAGAGCCTCCGCGGCGGCAAGATGGAGGACGTCATCTTCGCCGGCACGTCCGGCCGACCGCCGCTCGGTCGCGCCGAGGTGGCGCTGACGATCGACAACGCCGACGGGGCGCTGCCGATCGAGTACGCCGAGGTGACGATCAGCCGCACGATGTTCCGCAACGGTGGCTCGGAGTACGCCATCAACGGCACCGCCTGCCGCCTCCTGGACGTGCAGGAGCTGCTCAGCGACTCGGGCATCGGGCGCGAGATGCACGTCATCGTCGGCCAGGGGCAGCTCGACTCGATCCTCCGCGCCACGCCGGAGGACCGCCGCGGCTTCATCGAGGAGGCCGCCGGTGTGCTCAAGCACCGCAAGCGCAAGGAGAAGGCGCTCCGCAAGCTCGACGCGACCGAGGGCAACCTCCACCGGCTCTCCGACCTGATCACCGAGATCCGCCGCCAGCTCAAGCCGCTGGGCCGCCAGGCCGAGGTGGCGCGACGTGCCCAGACCGTGCAGGCGGACGTGCGCGACGCCCGCGCGCGGTTGCTCGCCGACGACATCGTGACCGCCCGCGCCGCGCTCGCCCAGGAGCTGGCCGACGAGTCCCTGCTCCTGCAGCGCCGGGAGGCGGTCGCCGCCGAGCTGGCCGCCGCGCGGGAGTCGGAGGCCGCCGTCGAGGCCGCCCTGCGCGAGGACCTCCCGGCCCTCGCGGCGGCGCAGGAGACGTGGTTCTCCCTGTCGGGTCTCCGCGACCGGTTGCAGGGCACGCGGTCGCTCGCGGCCGAGCGGGTCCGGACCGCCCGGCACGACGAGCCCGCCGGCCCGTCCGGCCGTGATCCCGAGCAGCTCGAGGCCGAGGCCGAGCGGGTGCGCGCGAACGAGGAGCGCATCGGCGCCGAGGTCGAGGAGAAGGCCGCGGCACTCGCGCGCGCCGTCGAGCGACGGGCCGACGCCGAGGAGGCCGCGGCCGCGGAGGAGCGGCGCATCAGCGCGCTGCAGCGTGCGGCCGCCGACCGCCGGGAGGGGCTCGCCCGCCTCCACGGCCAGGTGAACGCGGTCCGCTCCCGGGCCCGCGCGGCCGAGGACGAGGTGGGTCGCCTGACCCGGGCCCGGGCCGACGCCCTCGCCCGCGCCGAGCGTGCGCAGCGGGACTTCACGGCGCTCGAGACGCGGGTCGCCGGTCTCGACGCCGGCGAGGAGGGCCTCGACGCGGAGCACGAGGCCGCCGCGGACGCCCTCGACGCCCTCGAGGAGGAGATCGCCGGCGCTCGCAGCGCCCTGCAGGAGGCGGAGCGGCGCCGGTCGGCGCTGGCCGCGCGCAAGGAGGCGCTGGAGCTCGGCCTCACCCGCAAGGACGCCGCGGGTGCCCTGCTCGCCGCCGGTGACCGGCTCGACGTCGTGCTCGGCTCCACCGCGGAGCTCCTGGCGGTCCGGCACGGGTTCGAGACCGCCGTGGCGGCCGCCCTCGGCGCGGCCGCCGACGCCGTCGCCGTCGAGGGCGTCGACGGCGCCGTCGCGGCCATGGAGCTGCTGAAGGCCGACGACGCGGGGCGTGCCCAGCTGGTGGTGGCGCAGGACGAGGGGACCGTCCGGGCCGGGGCCGCGGACCGCGCGACCTGGCCCGCGTTGCCGGACCACGCGACGTACGCGCTCGACGTCGTCGAGGTGCCCGCCCGCCTGCGGGCGGGCGTGGCGCGGCTGCTGGAGCGGGTCGCGGTGGTGGCGGACCTCGGTACGGCGCGGACGCTGCTGGCCGCGTCCCCGGAGCTCGTCGTCGTGACGCAGGACGGCGACGTGCTCGCCGCCGACCGGGCGAGCGGCGGGTCGCAGGCGCAGCCGAGCCTGCTCGAGGTGCAGGCCGCCGTCGACGAGGCCACCGAGCAGCTGGCCGCGGCGACGGCCGAGGTCGAGCGCCTGACGTTCACCGTGCGCACGGCGGAGACGCAGCGGCAGGACGCGGCCGAGCGGGTCGAGGCGGCGCTGGCGCGGCTGCACGAGTCCGATGCGGCGCTCGCCGCGGTGGCGGAGGAGCTGGCCCAGCACGGCTCGTCGGCCCGGGCCGCGGCCGGCGAGGCGGACCGCCTGGGTGCGGCGATCGCCGCCGCGGAGCAGGCCCGGGCGGAGGGCATCGCCGGGCTCGCGGACCTGGAGGAGCGCCTCGCGCGGGCCGAGTCCGCGCCGGAGGAGGAGCCGGACACGACGGAGCGCGAGGAGCTTGCCGCCGCGGCCCGTGACGCCCGCCAGGCGGAGATGGAGGCGCGCCTGGCGCTGCGCACCGCGGAGGAGCGCGGACGGGCGATCCAGGGGCGGGCCGACGGACTGCTGCGCCAGGCCCGGCAGGAGCGCGAGGCACGGGCGCGGGCGGCGGAGCGCCGGGAGCGGCTGCGGCGGCAGGCGGCCGCCGCCGAGGCGGTGGTGGCGGGAGCCGACGTCGCGCTCTCGTGGCTCGAGCTCTCGGTGGCGGAGGCCGCCGTCCAGCGGGGCCGTGTCGAGGAGTCGCGCCGTGCCCGCGAGGAGCAGCTCCTCGCCGTCCGCGCGACGCTGCGGGACCTCGGACGTCAGCACGACGAGCTGGTCGACAGCGTCCACCGCGACGAGATGGCCCGCGCCCAGCAGCGGATGCGCATCGAGCAGCTCGAGGCGCGGGCCGTCGAGGAGCTGGGCACGGATCCCGAGGTGCTCGTGGCGGAGTACGGCCCCGACGTGCCCGTGCCCCTCGAGGAGGGACACGCGCCGTACGACCGCGAGGAGCAGGCCAAGCGGCTCCGCACGGCGGAGCGCGCCCTGGCGCAGCTCGGGAAGGTGAACCCGCTGGCGCTCGAGGAGTTCGCCGCGTTGGAGGAGCGTCACCAGTTCCTCACGGAGCAGCTCGAGGACCTCCGGCGCACGCGGAAGGACCTGCTCGACATCGTCCGCGAGGTCGACGCGCGGGTCGAGCAGGTGTTCACCGAGGCCTGGCTGGACGTGCAGGCGGCGTTCGACCACGTGTTCGCGCGGCTGTTCCCCGGCGGCGAGGGGCGGCTCCTGCTCACGGACCCCGGCGACATGCTGACGACCGGGGTGGAGGTCGAGGCGCGGCCACCGGGCAAGAAGGTCAAGCGGCTCTCGCTCCTCTCGGGCGGCGAGCGCTCGCTCGTCGCCGTCGCCTTCCTGGTGGCGCTCTTCAAGGCGCGGCCCTCGCCGTTCTACATCCTCGACGAGGTGGAGGCGGCCCTCGACGACACGAACCTCGGGCGCCTGCTCGAGATCTACGAGGAGCTCCGGGAGAGCTCCCAGCTCCTGGTCATCACCCACCAGAAGCGCACGATGGAGGTCGGCGACGCGTTGTACGGCGTCACCATGCGCGGCGACGGCGTCTCGACCGTGATCAGCCAGCGACTGCGGGAGGGCTCCCGCGAGGAGGAACCCGCATGA
- the rpmF gene encoding 50S ribosomal protein L32: protein MAVPKRKMSRSNTRHRRSQWKASAPSLVTCVNPACGAQHLPHRACASCGQYGAKASRRQVL from the coding sequence GTGGCTGTCCCGAAGCGGAAGATGTCGCGCAGCAACACGCGCCACCGTCGCTCGCAGTGGAAGGCGTCCGCGCCGTCGCTGGTGACCTGTGTCAACCCGGCCTGCGGTGCCCAGCACCTCCCGCACCGCGCGTGCGCGAGCTGCGGTCAGTACGGCGCCAAGGCGAGCCGTCGCCAGGTCCTCTGA
- the rsmD gene encoding 16S rRNA (guanine(966)-N(2))-methyltransferase RsmD, giving the protein MTRIVAGRAGGRRLATPKGDATRPTSDRVREALFSRVESWVGTLEGLRFLDLYAGSGAVGLEAWSRGAAVTLVEHDRRTAALVTANARTVGARLGGPEAEVEVVAASVGTTLGRAPAAPYDVVFSDPPYPLADAAVEADLAALVEHGWLAAEAVVVVERSTRSPEPAWPPGIELEVGRKYGETTLWCGWYRPAP; this is encoded by the coding sequence GTGACGCGCATCGTCGCCGGCCGCGCAGGCGGACGCCGGCTGGCCACGCCGAAGGGGGACGCGACCCGGCCGACCTCCGACCGCGTCCGCGAGGCGCTCTTCTCGCGCGTCGAGTCGTGGGTGGGCACGCTCGAGGGCCTGCGGTTCCTCGACCTCTACGCCGGGTCGGGCGCCGTGGGTCTCGAGGCCTGGTCGCGGGGCGCGGCGGTGACGCTGGTGGAGCACGACCGCCGCACGGCCGCCCTCGTGACGGCCAACGCCCGCACCGTGGGCGCCCGGCTCGGCGGACCCGAGGCCGAGGTCGAGGTCGTGGCGGCATCGGTCGGCACCACGCTCGGGCGGGCCCCGGCCGCGCCGTACGACGTCGTGTTCAGCGACCCGCCCTACCCGCTGGCCGACGCCGCGGTGGAGGCCGACCTGGCGGCCCTCGTCGAGCACGGCTGGCTGGCCGCCGAGGCGGTGGTCGTGGTCGAGCGCTCGACGCGCAGCCCGGAGCCCGCGTGGCCGCCGGGGATCGAGCTCGAGGTGGGGCGCAAGTACGGCGAGACGACCCTCTGGTGCGGCTGGTACCGTCCCGCGCCATGA
- a CDS encoding YceD family protein, with amino-acid sequence MLDTRELSRRPGSQHEVERSVPAPAELGIEVLAVPEGSEVELDLRLEAVMEGVLVTGTARAGLVGECVRCLEEISDELSVSFQELFVYDDGAAADPEADDELGVRRLEDDLVDLEPLLRDAVVLALPFQPVCSEDCPGLCVECGARLADDPGHTHGDPIDPRWAGLVGLVEDRDDSTT; translated from the coding sequence GTGCTCGACACACGCGAGCTGAGCCGCCGCCCGGGGTCCCAGCACGAGGTGGAGCGCTCGGTGCCGGCGCCGGCAGAGCTGGGCATCGAGGTCCTCGCTGTCCCCGAAGGCTCGGAGGTCGAACTCGACCTCCGACTGGAGGCGGTCATGGAGGGCGTCCTGGTCACGGGAACGGCACGCGCCGGTCTCGTCGGCGAGTGCGTGCGGTGCCTGGAGGAGATCTCCGACGAGCTGTCGGTGTCCTTCCAGGAGCTGTTCGTGTACGACGACGGGGCTGCGGCCGATCCCGAGGCCGACGACGAGCTCGGTGTCCGTCGGCTCGAGGACGACCTGGTCGATCTCGAGCCGTTGCTGCGGGACGCGGTGGTGCTTGCGCTGCCGTTCCAGCCCGTGTGCTCCGAGGACTGTCCGGGGCTGTGCGTCGAGTGCGGCGCGCGGCTGGCGGACGACCCCGGCCACACGCACGGCGACCCGATCGACCCCCGGTGGGCCGGTCTCGTCGGGCTGGTCGAGGACCGCGACGACAGCACGACCTGA
- the coaD gene encoding pantetheine-phosphate adenylyltransferase, giving the protein MTRAVCPGSFDPLTRGHLDIVTRAARLFDEVVLAVGVNASKRRLFSDAERLEMAAEATADLPGVRVEGFSGLLTDFCSAVGAVAVVKGLRSAGDYEYELPMAQMNDHLSGLETVFVASRPAFTHVSSSLVKEVAGLGGDVEPFLTPAVHARLLARIAERRAEG; this is encoded by the coding sequence ATGACGCGTGCGGTGTGCCCGGGCTCGTTCGACCCCCTCACGCGGGGCCACCTCGACATCGTGACGCGGGCGGCACGGCTCTTCGACGAGGTCGTGCTCGCCGTGGGCGTCAACGCCAGCAAGCGCCGCCTGTTCAGCGACGCCGAGCGGCTCGAGATGGCCGCCGAGGCGACGGCCGACCTCCCCGGGGTGCGCGTCGAGGGCTTCAGCGGGCTGCTCACCGACTTCTGCAGCGCCGTCGGAGCCGTCGCGGTCGTCAAGGGGCTGCGGAGCGCGGGCGACTACGAGTACGAGCTGCCGATGGCCCAGATGAACGACCACCTCAGTGGGCTGGAGACGGTGTTCGTGGCCTCCCGGCCGGCGTTCACGCACGTCTCGTCGAGCCTGGTCAAGGAGGTCGCGGGCCTCGGGGGCGACGTGGAGCCCTTCCTGACCCCCGCGGTGCACGCGCGGCTGCTCGCGCGGATCGCCGAGCGGCGCGCCGAGGGCTGA
- the rnc gene encoding ribonuclease III, whose protein sequence is MSDYAELRAALGGPELAPELLERALTHRSYAYENGGLPHNERLEFLGDSVLGIVVTETLYRTHPDLSEGRLAKLRAAVVNARALAGVARGIGLGQNIKLGRGEEATGGRDKASILSDCLEAVIGAVHLSGGITVASDVVHLLFDPLMEAAAALGAGLDWKTSLQEIAAERSLGVPEYLITDEGPDHLKTFTARVRVGEGVYGHGVGRSKKEAEQQAAQTAYGELSVEPAADAAAEPAAESTDGAGAP, encoded by the coding sequence CTGTCTGACTACGCCGAGCTCCGAGCAGCGCTCGGGGGCCCTGAGCTGGCCCCCGAGCTGCTCGAACGTGCGCTGACGCACCGCTCCTACGCGTACGAGAACGGCGGGCTGCCCCACAACGAGCGCCTCGAGTTCCTCGGGGACTCGGTGCTGGGCATCGTCGTCACCGAGACGCTCTACCGGACGCACCCCGACCTGTCGGAGGGGCGTCTGGCGAAGCTGCGCGCCGCCGTGGTCAACGCGCGCGCCCTCGCGGGCGTGGCCCGCGGCATCGGCTTGGGCCAGAACATCAAGCTCGGCCGGGGCGAGGAGGCCACCGGGGGCCGCGACAAGGCCTCCATCCTCTCCGACTGCCTCGAGGCCGTCATCGGTGCGGTGCACCTCTCGGGCGGCATCACCGTCGCCTCCGACGTCGTGCACCTGTTGTTCGACCCCCTCATGGAGGCCGCGGCCGCCCTCGGCGCCGGCCTCGACTGGAAGACCTCGCTGCAGGAGATCGCCGCCGAGCGCTCCCTCGGCGTCCCGGAGTACCTCATCACCGACGAGGGCCCCGACCACCTCAAGACCTTCACGGCACGTGTGCGCGTCGGCGAGGGCGTCTACGGCCACGGCGTCGGACGCTCGAAGAAGGAGGCGGAGCAGCAGGCCGCCCAGACGGCGTACGGCGAGCTGTCCGTCGAACCCGCCGCGGATGCTGCTGCGGAGCCCGCCGCCGAGAGCACCGACGGTGCCGGAGCTCCCTGA